In Candidatus Sulfurimonas marisnigri, a single genomic region encodes these proteins:
- a CDS encoding DnaJ domain-containing protein, producing MKMILGLAIIALGVFLEFLWLGFCFGSIIIGILLLIFAPRILFFPFTFFLILGLSIINPNKYSRSSKFQYQRYSQGQTNYTQPQSNLDKYYKILESQKTDSFDVIKANYRRLMKEYHYDSLVSKDLSKDMLKFAEEKTQSINEAYAAIKDARG from the coding sequence AAATGATCTTAGGTCTCGCAATAATTGCTTTAGGTGTTTTTCTTGAATTTTTGTGGTTGGGGTTTTGTTTTGGAAGTATTATAATAGGTATACTATTACTTATATTTGCACCAAGAATACTTTTTTTCCCATTCACATTTTTTCTTATACTTGGTCTTTCAATAATAAATCCAAATAAGTATAGTCGCTCTTCTAAGTTTCAGTATCAGAGATATTCTCAAGGCCAAACAAACTATACTCAGCCACAAAGCAATCTAGATAAATATTATAAAATTTTAGAATCTCAAAAAACAGATAGTTTCGATGTAATAAAAGCAAACTATAGAAGATTAATGAAAGAATATCATTATGATTCTCTCGTAAGCAAAGATCTTTCAAAAGATATGCTAAAGTTTGCAGAAGAAAAAACACAAAGTATCAATGAAGCATATGCTGCTATAAAAGATGCTAGAGGGTAA